From a region of the Microcebus murinus isolate Inina chromosome 25, M.murinus_Inina_mat1.0, whole genome shotgun sequence genome:
- the MTPAP gene encoding poly(A) RNA polymerase, mitochondrial: MAARGFGLLTRLPMCAQRRSRVQRPSFRLLGCPGTVAEDLQREERLSGSAETGSEDKTPKKRFFEVQKERREQAQRTILIHCPNKFSEKKFLKYLSQHGPINNHFFYESFGLYAVVEFCQKESISSLQNGTRTPSVGMEAAIPFRSRFFNLKLKNSPTQTSEKSCVQSSHQLSPSSKKLFELLCYAESVDDQLNTLLKEFELTEENTRLRYLTCSLIEDIAAAYFPDCIVRPFGSSVNTFGKLGCDLDMFLDLDEIGKRSTHKSAGNFLMEFQVKNVPSERIATQKILSVIGECLDHFGPGCVGVQKILNARCPLVRFSHQPSGFQCDLTTNNRIALKSSELLYIYGALDSRVRALVFSIRCWARAHSLTSSIPGAWITNFSLTMMVIFFLQRRSPPILPTLDLLKTLADAEDKCIIEGNNCTFLRDLNRIKPSGNTETLDLLLKEFFEYFGNFTFNKNSINIRQGREQNKPDSSPLHIQNPFETSLNISKNVSQSQLQKFVELARESAWILQQEDQDRPSSSSNQPWGLATLLLPSVAKSKSPTKNKKEKFSSERIKNLLESIKSNRTENPTDTNGKRTISTQI; this comes from the exons ATGGCGGCGCGCGGCTTCGGGCTGCTGACTCGCTTGCCAATGTGTGCCCAGAGGAGAAGTCGAGTCCAGCGTCCTAGCTTCAGGCTTCTCGGTTGCCCAGGAACTGTGGCCGAAGACCTCCAGAGAGAAGAGCGGCTTTCGGGGAGCGCGGAGACAG GCTCTGAAGATAAGACTCCCAAAAAGAGATTCTTTGAGGTGCAAAAAGAAAGACGAGAACAGGCACAGCGGACTATTTTGATACATTGCCCaaataaattcagtgaaaaaaagtttcttaaatatttatcccAGCATGGACCTATTAATAATCATTTCTTCTATGAAAGCTTT GGTCTCTATGCTGTAGTAGAATTTTGCCAGAAGGAAAGTATAAGTTCACTGCAGAATGGAACTCGTACTCCAAGCGTGGGCATGGAAGCTGCAATTCCATTCAGGTCACgtttcttcaatttaaaattaaagaattcacCAACCCAGACTTCTGAAAAATCATGTGTGCAGTCTAGTCATCAGTTATCTCCCTCAAGCAAGAAGCTTTTTGAATTACTTTGTTATGCAGAAAGT GTAGATGATCAGCTGAATACTCTCCTGAAGGAATTCGAACTAACAGAGGAGAACACTAGGCTCCGATATCTCACCTGTTCTCTTATTGAAGACATAGCAGCTGCATATTTTCCGGACTGTATAGTCAGACCCTTTGGCTCTTCAGTGAACACTTTTGGGAAATTAGGATGTGATTTGGACATGTTTTTGGATCTAGATGAAATTGGAAAACGCAGCACTCACAAG tCCGCAGGAAATTTTCTGATGGAATTTCAAGTGAAAAATGTTCCTTCGGAAAGAATTGCAACTCAGAAGATCCTATCTGTGATAGGAGAATGCCTTGACCACTTTGGTCCTGGTTGTGTAGgtgtacaaaaaatattaaatgctcgGTGTCCACTTGTGAGGTTCTCACACCAGCCCTCTGGATTTCAGTGTGACTTGACTACTAACAATAG GATTGCCTTGAAAAGTTCTGAACTCCTTTATATATATGGTGCCCTGGACTCAAGAGTAAGAGCCTTAGTGTTTAGTATACGATGTTGGGCTCGAGCACATTCATTAACGAGTAGTATTCCTGGTGCATGGATTACAAATTTCTCCCTTACAATGATGGTCATCttttttctccagagaagatcACCCCCTATTCTTCCAACACTAGATTTGCTAAAAACCTTAGCAG ATGCAGAAGATAAATGTATAATAGAAGGCAACAACTGTACATTTCTTCGAGACTTGAATAGAATTAAACCTTCGGGAAACACAGAAACACTAG actTACTACTGAAggaattttttgaatattttggcaatttcactttcaataaaaattccataaatattCGACAG ggaagagaacaaaacaaacctGATTCTTCTCCTCTGCACATTCAGAATCCTTTTGAAACTTCCCTCAACATAAGCAAAAATGTAAGTCAAAGCCAGCTGCAAAAATTTGTAGAGTTGGCTAGAGAAAGTGCCTGGATTTTACAACAGGAAGATCAAGATCGGCCTTCCTCATCAAGTAATCAGCCCTGGGGGCTGGCAACCCTACTGCTACCATCTGTAGCAAAGAGTAAGTCTCCTaccaagaataaaaaggaaaagttttcaaGTGAAAGGATTAAAAACTTGTTAGAATCCATAAAAAGTAACAGAACAGAAAATCCCACAGACACCAATGGGAAAAGAACAATTAGTACTCAGATATAA